From the genome of Triticum aestivum cultivar Chinese Spring chromosome 3B, IWGSC CS RefSeq v2.1, whole genome shotgun sequence, one region includes:
- the LOC123070584 gene encoding putative ubiquitin-conjugating enzyme E2 38 → MAEGSSRSYPFGGSLVLDDPEVVEVPPEVAAGWNSVRQKRKRAQVAPHEIIELDADDDHDGVTIIDAKTSDYKNKQAVGHPVNCWKNAKIGLAAEDIALPSAISAKVVYPWDGLGTYHGGPKLPIYGLPTDFAGPSSFASYPWQSVGTYHTGTLPPAYFDDVLGAVGEEHYAYDEGDFSNYSYNTPLMENDSSFNLNVDHYGFPPSVGLYLPRGHVAPADSTQQRQQVKIVESEIEEKYKAFKQFDTVGDHSDHFYLKFRTVKKPSKDWVKRIQHEWKVLGKDLPDTIFVRAYEDRMDLLRAVIVGPAGTPYHDGLFFFDVYFPSQYPCKPPQVNYRSGGLRLNPNLYACGKVCLSLLNTWTGSGCEMWNPSTSTMLQVLVSIQALVLNAKPYFNEPGHSMYANTPLGEKQSLAYNEETFLLSCRTMLYSLRNPPKHFEHFIGGHFRKYGRDILVGCKAYMGGAQVGCLAGDGVQDVDEGDKSCSQNFMCSLEILFKGLINEFTDLGVGCHEFQAQVVNSGAAADTTLRL, encoded by the exons ATGGCGGAGGGATCTTCCAG GAGCTATCCCTTCGGGGGAAGCTTGGTGTTGGACGACCCGGAGGTCGTCGAGGTGCCGCCGGAGGTCGCCGCCGGATGGAACTCCGTCCGCCAGAAGCGGAAGCGGGCCCAG GTTGCTCCTCATGAAATAATCGAACttgatgctgatgatgatcatgacggagTTACAATCATTGATGCAAAGACATCGGATTACAAGAATAAACAAGCTGTTGGTCATCCTGTAAATTGCTGGAAGAATGCAAAG ATTGGCTTGGCAGCCGAGGACATTGCTTTGCCAAGTGCTATTTCTGCCAAAGTTGTTTATCCATGGGATGGCCTGGGAACATACCATGGAGGTCCCAAACTTCCAATTTATGGCTTGCCTACGGATTTTGCTGGCCCAAGTTCTTTTGCTTCTTATCCATGGCAAAGCGTAGGAACTTACCATACAGGTACATTGCCTCCAGCTTATTTTGATGATGTTTTGGGGGCAGTTGGAGAGGAACACTATGCTTATGATGAAGGTGATTTCAGTAACTATAGTTACAACACCCCTTTGATGGAAAACGATAGCAGCTTTAACTTGAATGTGGATCATTACGGCTTTCCACCTAGTGTGGGGTTGTATTTACCAAGGGGACATGTGGCCCCTGCTGATTCAACGCAGCAGCGGCAGCAAGTTAAGATTGTGGAAAGTGAAATTGAGGAAAAGTATAAGGCATTTAAGCAGTTTGATACTGTTGGTGACCACAGTgatcacttttatttgaagtttcgGACCGTGAAGAAG CCATCAAAGGACTGGGTGAAGAGAATTCAGCATGAATGGAAAGTTCTAGGGAAAGATTTACCAG ATACAATATTTGTAAGAGCTTATGAGGACAGAATGGACCTGCTTAGAGCTGTCATAGTTGGGCCTGCAGGCACTCCTTACCATGACGGGTTGTTCTTTTTTGATGTCTATTTCCCTTCCCAGTATCCATGTAAACCTCCT CAAGTGAATTACCGCTCTGGAGGTCTGCGGCTTAATCCAAATCTCTATGCCTGTGGGAAAGTCTGCCTTAGCCTCTTAAACACATGGACTGGTAGTGGGTGTGAGATGTGGAACCCATCCACTTCAACTATGTTGCAGGTCCTGGTCTCTATTCAAGCCTTGGTGCTGAATGCTAAACCTTATTTCAATGAACCTGGTCATTCGATGTATGCTAACACACCCCTTGGGGAGAAGCAGTCCCTGGCTTATAATGAAGAGACTTTTCTGCTATCCTGTAGAACCATGCTGTATTCTCTTCGCAATCCACCAAAG CATTTTGAGCACTTCATTGGTGGACATTTCCGGAAGTATGGGCGTGACATCCTCGTAGGATGCAAAGCTTACATGGGTGGTGCCCAAGTTGGATGCCTTGCTGGAGACGGAGTGCAAGATGTTGACGAGGGTGACAAAAGCTGCTCACAAAATTTCATGTGCTCGCTAGAGATATTATTTAAGGGTCTCATTAACGAATTCACCGATTTAGGAGTAGGTTGCCATGAATTCCAAGCCCAGGTTGTGAACTCTGGAGCTGCAGCAGACACCACATTAAGGCTATAA